The Corvus moneduloides isolate bCorMon1 chromosome 18, bCorMon1.pri, whole genome shotgun sequence genome window below encodes:
- the MYL2 gene encoding myosin regulatory light chain 2, ventricular/cardiac muscle isoform, with protein sequence MAPKKAKKRIEGANSNVFSMFEQAQIQEFKEAFTIMDQNRDGFIDKADLRDTFAALGRLNVKNEEIDEMIKEAPGPINFTVFLTMFGEKLKGADPEETILNAFKVFDPEGKGLKSAYIKEMLMTQGERFSQEEIDQMFAAFPPDVSGNLDYKNLVHVITHGEEKD encoded by the exons ATG GCACCCAAGAAAGCCAAGAAGAGGATTGAAGGCGCTAATTCCAACGTCTTCTCCATGTTCGAGCAGGCCCAGATCCAGGAATTCAAAGAG GCGTTCACCATCATGGATCAGAACCGGGATGGCTTCATCGACAAGGCGGATCTGAGGGACACCTTTGCTGCCCTCG GGCGCCTGAATGTGAAAAACGAGGAGATCGATGAGATGATAAAGGAGGCACCCGGCCCAATCAACTTCACCGTGTTCCTCACCATGTTTGGGGAGAAGCTCAAGG GTGCCGACCCGGAGGAGACAATCCTGAACGCATTCAAGGTGTTTGATCCAGAGGGGAAAGGCCTGAAATCTGCCTA CATCAAAGAAATGCTGATGACGCAGGGGGAGAGGTTTTCCCAGGAAGAG ATCGATCAGATGTTCGCTGCCTTCCCTCCAGACGTGTCTGGCAACCTGGATTACAAGAACCTGGTCCACGTCATTACTCACGGTGAAGAGAAGGACTAG